Proteins co-encoded in one Desulfosalsimonas propionicica genomic window:
- a CDS encoding LolA family protein: MAGIVFARRIFSRFGLFAALMCAVPFFTGWADTMEEIGDQAAGIRAVKARFVQEKHLEMLDNPLISKGELYFRAPDSLRWEYTDPVKSILLMNRDRIRQYAMGEDGMAARQGRDLEAMRVFLEQVGQWLRGGFDKNTAFAAELKKGQRVVLTPVDKNISGVIEKIELQLTDTPGVIESAFIYEDETSYTRIVFHDTRINPKIADSVFEQAP, from the coding sequence ATGGCCGGCATTGTCTTCGCGCGCAGGATTTTTTCCCGGTTTGGACTTTTTGCTGCGCTGATGTGTGCCGTGCCGTTTTTTACCGGCTGGGCCGACACCATGGAGGAGATCGGAGATCAGGCAGCCGGTATCCGGGCGGTCAAAGCGCGGTTTGTCCAGGAAAAGCATTTGGAAATGCTCGACAATCCCCTGATATCCAAAGGCGAGCTGTATTTCCGGGCCCCGGATTCGCTGCGCTGGGAATACACCGATCCCGTAAAAAGCATCCTGCTGATGAACCGGGACCGGATCCGGCAGTACGCCATGGGCGAAGACGGCATGGCCGCCCGGCAGGGCAGGGATCTGGAGGCCATGCGCGTTTTTCTGGAGCAGGTGGGCCAGTGGCTCCGGGGCGGGTTTGACAAAAACACTGCTTTTGCCGCGGAACTCAAAAAAGGGCAAAGGGTGGTGCTGACCCCTGTGGACAAAAACATTTCCGGGGTAATTGAAAAGATCGAACTTCAGCTTACAGATACCCCGGGTGTGATCGAGTCGGCTTTTATTTACGAGGATGAAACCTCTTATACCCGCATTGTGTTCCATGACACAAGGATCAACCCGAAGATTGCCGACAGCGTGTTTGAACAGGCCCCATAG
- a CDS encoding polysaccharide deacetylase family protein: MKAGFGIVPAWLAAGVAFAAAGAGFFLHPYFCAAVLAAFVIMCAAGAVYGQSRFFLPVICKGPKTSSSVALTFDDGPHPETTPALLELLGRWNASATFFVTGQKAEKHPEIIQQILAAGHCIGNHTYSHDVFVMLKPAGKLDAEIAKTQNILARFNIRPTAFRPPAGVVNPKLKTILEKYKMSCILYSCRGPDMGNRKINGLAARIGRKVQSGDILLLHDGHPGTARFDPRQWLAEMEKILIILSKQGLVIRSVSGLTGLPVMHQSSRLKKAGHHKTNERTLP; encoded by the coding sequence ATGAAGGCCGGCTTTGGCATAGTCCCTGCCTGGCTTGCCGCAGGTGTGGCCTTTGCCGCGGCCGGCGCTGGCTTTTTCCTCCACCCGTATTTTTGCGCGGCCGTGCTTGCCGCCTTTGTGATCATGTGCGCGGCTGGGGCGGTTTACGGCCAGTCCAGGTTTTTTCTGCCGGTGATCTGCAAAGGACCCAAAACCAGCAGCAGCGTTGCCCTCACATTTGACGACGGCCCGCACCCGGAAACCACCCCGGCCCTGCTGGAACTGCTGGGGCGCTGGAATGCTTCAGCCACATTTTTTGTCACCGGCCAAAAGGCGGAAAAACATCCTGAAATTATCCAGCAAATCCTTGCCGCCGGCCACTGCATCGGCAATCACACTTACAGCCACGACGTGTTTGTCATGCTCAAGCCCGCCGGAAAACTGGACGCGGAAATCGCCAAAACCCAAAACATCCTGGCCCGGTTCAATATCCGGCCAACTGCGTTCCGGCCCCCGGCCGGGGTGGTCAATCCGAAGCTCAAGACCATACTTGAAAAATACAAAATGTCCTGTATTCTTTATTCATGCCGGGGACCGGACATGGGAAACCGGAAAATCAACGGCTTGGCCGCACGCATCGGCAGAAAGGTACAAAGCGGAGACATTCTCCTGCTCCATGACGGCCACCCGGGAACCGCACGGTTTGATCCGCGGCAATGGCTTGCTGAAATGGAGAAAATTCTTATCATCCTTTCTAAACAAGGCCTTGTGATCCGATCGGTCTCCGGACTCACGGGCCTGCCCGTGATGCACCAATCCAGCCGGCTGAAAAAAGCCGGCCACCACAAAACAAATGAAAGGACTTTGCCATGA